Within the Candidatus Saccharibacteria bacterium oral taxon 488 genome, the region GGTGAAGCATGATGGATCGGTCGAGATCTGGGACGGCTGGGAGATTGACGGGCGAATTGTTGAGTACGACGAGCTACTGGACTACGCGGTGGAATATGACGGTGTAAAGTTTGTTAATCTAGATTTTCTACGGCGCTGGAAAAACTGGCGCGGGCGCGAAAAAGATATCCAGGATGTGAGGTTGATTGATGAGTGGAGGGCGAAACATGAGTGAAAAAACAGAATTGCCGAGGCACGTTGGTTTTATCGTTGACGGTAATCGCCGTTGGGCGAAGCAACACGGGCTGCCGGCTTATGAGGGGCACTTGGCGGGATACAACAGCCTGAAGGATGTGCTACTGGAGACGTTGCGCCGTGGCGTCAAGTATGCGAGTGCGTATGTGTTCAGTACAGAAAATTGGAAGCGCTCCGAGGAGGAGGTCGGGCATTTGATGGGTCTGCTGCTCAAGGTGCTGGAGTCGGACGTGCCGATATTTTTGGAGCACAACGTACGGATGCGGGTGATTGGTTCGCGCGAGGGGCTGTCAGAGACCTTACGAAAAGCGATTGAGCGGGCCGAGGAGCGAACGCGAAATTTGACGGGTGGCGAGCTGCTTCTGTGTCTCAATTATGGCGGACATTTAGAAATTGCTGATGCGGTTAAAAAAATTGTTCAGTCGGGCGTGGCGGTCGGAGATGTGACGCCAGAACTGATCGCTCAGAACTTATATGCGCCAGAAGTACCGCCGTGTGACCTTATCGTACGAACAAGCGGCGAACAGCGATTGAGTAATTTCATGCTGTGGCGGGCGGCATACAGTGAGCTAATGTTCATCGAGAAAAACTGGCCGGACATGACGATAAAAGATGTGGAGTTCATTCTGGAGGAGTACAAAAAACGTAATCGGCGCTTTGGAGGGTAATAATGGTGTTCATTGGAATTTTGGTTGGGCTGATCATATTAGTTTTGCTGGTGGTGGTGCACGAATTGGGTCACGCGATCGTGGCGCGGCGTAACGGTGTGGTGGTTGAAGAATTTGGTATCGGCTTTCCGCCAGCTGCAAAAAAATGGCGGCCTAAAACGAGCTTTCTCGGCAAGAATGTGGTGTTTAGTCTAAACTGGCTGCCGCTCGGCGGGTTCGTCAAGCTGAAGGGCGAATACGATTCGGCCGAAGGTGCGGGGACGTATGGCGGCGCTACCTTTTGGGTAAAGACCAAGATTTTGCTAGCCGGCGTGATGATGAATTGGCTGACGGCCGTCCTGCTGTTTATGATATTGGCGTTGGTGGGGATGCCAAAAATTTTACCACAGCAAGCGGTGCTGCCATTTGATTCACGGGTGGAGCGTTCAGCACTGACGGTGGCGCGAGTGACGCCAGGTTCGCCAGCGGAGAAAGTTGGCCTTCAGCGTGGTGATGAGGTGCGAAAGATCGGCGACCACGGCGTGACAACGCCGGCGGAGCTGTCGGCAGCCACGAAAGCGCAGGCTGGCCGCGAGGTGACGATTGAGCTGGCGCGCGGCGGTCAGACGCTCACCAAGCAAGTCCGGCTACAAACTGCTGAGCAAGCAAAAAATGGCGGCTACCTCGGTGTTGGCCCGCAACAGACAGAAACAATTCACAGTACCTGGTCGGCGCCAATCGCAGCAGTGGTGACGACGGGGCAATTGACGTATGAGACAGTGGCGGGCATTGGCTCGATCCTCATAAAAACGGTCAACGGGACGATCGGACAATTAGTTGGCCCATCAGAATCTCGCCAGGCGGCCAAGGCTGATCTGGCGGCAGTTGGCGAAAGCGTGGCCGGGCCGGTCGGCATCTTGGGCGTGCTGTTTCCGTCAGTGCTGAGCTCTGGTGTGACGCAAATTTTACTACTGGCGGCAATCATTTCGCTGACGCTGGCGGTGATGAATGTGCTGCCAATTCCAGCGCTAGACGGCGGGCGGTGGTTTACGATGGCAGGCTTTAAATTATTCAAGAAAAAATTGACCAAAGAGCGCGAGGAAACGATTCAAGGCATCGGTTTCTTGGTGCTAATGGCGCTGACGGTTTTAGTGACGTGGAGTGACATCGCGAAGGTATTAAGGGGATAAAATATGAGAAAGTGGGCGAGAAGTGAAAAAACCCAGTCGACAAAGGGGCGGCTGAATAAACATAATTGGTGGCTGCTCATCGTGCTGCCAGTGTGGACGTATGCGGCGTTCTGGATGGCGCAGTTAATCGTGCTCGGCCTAGTGTGGGCGCTTAGTCATGTTGGCGTGCCGCTTGGTTCGGTGAATGAGGTGCTGCTGAACGCGACGGGATCGGTTGTTGTGTATGTACTGGCGGTGACCTTGGTGGTGGGCCTGCCGTTTTATATTCGTCGTCGCCGGACGACGCTGAAGGAAATGGGAGTGACCGATTGGCCGTCGTGGTGGGACGTGGTGATTACACCGGCAGCCTTTATTGTATACACGATTTGTTCAGCGGTGTTTTTAACAGTGGTGACTAAACTGATAGCAATTGATATTCACCAGCCGCAGGCACTGCCATTCTCGCAGTCAATGCTTGGTACTCAGTGGCAATATATCGCGGCATTTATGACGATAGCAGTGTTGGCGCCAGTGGCGGAGGAGCTACTATTTCGCGGTTATTTGTATGGTAAATTACGGCGGACGGCACCAGTTTGGATGGCGGTTTTGATCACCAGCCTGACGTTTGGGGCGGCGCATT harbors:
- the uppS gene encoding di-trans,poly-cis-decaprenylcistransferase, which encodes MSEKTELPRHVGFIVDGNRRWAKQHGLPAYEGHLAGYNSLKDVLLETLRRGVKYASAYVFSTENWKRSEEEVGHLMGLLLKVLESDVPIFLEHNVRMRVIGSREGLSETLRKAIERAEERTRNLTGGELLLCLNYGGHLEIADAVKKIVQSGVAVGDVTPELIAQNLYAPEVPPCDLIVRTSGEQRLSNFMLWRAAYSELMFIEKNWPDMTIKDVEFILEEYKKRNRRFGG
- a CDS encoding PDZ domain-containing protein; its protein translation is MVFIGILVGLIILVLLVVVHELGHAIVARRNGVVVEEFGIGFPPAAKKWRPKTSFLGKNVVFSLNWLPLGGFVKLKGEYDSAEGAGTYGGATFWVKTKILLAGVMMNWLTAVLLFMILALVGMPKILPQQAVLPFDSRVERSALTVARVTPGSPAEKVGLQRGDEVRKIGDHGVTTPAELSAATKAQAGREVTIELARGGQTLTKQVRLQTAEQAKNGGYLGVGPQQTETIHSTWSAPIAAVVTTGQLTYETVAGIGSILIKTVNGTIGQLVGPSESRQAAKADLAAVGESVAGPVGILGVLFPSVLSSGVTQILLLAAIISLTLAVMNVLPIPALDGGRWFTMAGFKLFKKKLTKEREETIQGIGFLVLMALTVLVTWSDIAKVLRG
- a CDS encoding CPBP family intramembrane metalloprotease, with the translated sequence MRKWARSEKTQSTKGRLNKHNWWLLIVLPVWTYAAFWMAQLIVLGLVWALSHVGVPLGSVNEVLLNATGSVVVYVLAVTLVVGLPFYIRRRRTTLKEMGVTDWPSWWDVVITPAAFIVYTICSAVFLTVVTKLIAIDIHQPQALPFSQSMLGTQWQYIAAFMTIAVLAPVAEELLFRGYLYGKLRRTAPVWMAVLITSLTFGAAHLWGGSGSLQWAVAADTFVLSIVMSLAREYTGAIWVPVLMHIAKNSVAFYALYVNPNLLEQLKSALLPLIGGI